A single Sporomusaceae bacterium DNA region contains:
- the rpsO gene encoding 30S ribosomal protein S15, with protein sequence MVLTPEQKQQLIEKYRVHESDTGSPEVQIAILTERINYLTGHLKEHKKDHHSRRGLLKMVGQRRGLLNYLRDNDIARYRIILEKLNLRK encoded by the coding sequence ATCGTGCTTACACCGGAACAAAAGCAGCAGCTCATCGAGAAGTATCGCGTCCACGAAAGCGATACCGGTTCGCCTGAGGTACAGATTGCCATCCTTACCGAGCGTATCAACTACCTCACCGGACACCTCAAGGAGCACAAGAAAGACCATCACTCTCGTCGTGGTCTTCTGAAAATGGTCGGTCAGCGCCGGGGTCTTCTCAACTACCTGCGCGACAACGACATTGCTCGCTACCGCATTATCCTCGAAAAACTCAACCTCAGAAAATAA